The Nomia melanderi isolate GNS246 chromosome 4, iyNomMela1, whole genome shotgun sequence genome segment GATATAACATTTGAATAATgcgcattattaatattttatttcctttcacAGATCAAGAACCCCATGTAAACCTGAAGGAACACAACGATAGCATAGTAGTTCTGCCAACCCAAAATATATTAGCATACGAAATATCAAAACTATTTTCTAATCTAAAGTGTTCTGAAGAGCACAAGAAAGATTATTACTTATCCGATCCATACTTTGACATATATAGTAAAACAATGACATTGTCTGTAGGTCAAATTACGGAGAAAGCATtgatatcattagatattcAATTGCAGAATTTCATCGACGATATCACATACTTTAATGCTGGTTCAAATGTATATCCTATACTATTCGACGATAAAGGTATAGTTTGGATTCACAAAGACTTTCCTAGAATGGAAACAATAATGGAACAGCCTTTGAAAGTCAAGTTACAGCacatagaaaatattcattccgAGACTGTGACAATGATGATCGAACAAAACGAAGGTGTTGTAAATGTGAAAACAAGGCTAGGAGAACAGGTAGCTTAATATTTAGAAATCCGTTGAAGCGAAACTCGtattaatttagatttttaaatttagaaatgGTACAGATGGAAACATTTgacatacaaaaatttaattgtatgtTTGGTATCGGCGAGTAACGAAAGTACAGTATTTGCAGCAAAATTGATACCAATGTTATCAACAAACGTTTTACATCATCGTCTTGATCTACTAATGCATAGCCTCTCCGATAAAGGCATTCTGTGCATTTATAATAATAAGCTCGTAACTTTATGTAAGTTAAGCCTTCTATAATTAACTATAATAGAATGGAAAAAGTATGGAAACGTATGGAAATATTAAGGGAAAGAGAATTTGTTTTCTAGCAACGGGTGTGGTTTATCTATCTCCGTGGTGTTTGCAGTCTCCAATGGAACAGCTTAAATTATTGGATGGGGGATCTGCTGTAACCATGCAAAGTTATATGGCCTACTTGAAAGATTTAACAGGAGTGTTGGCGAATCCTGGTCTGCATCATTCCGTTAAGTCAGATGTGGCTATATTGACTCAAATTTTAGAGTACTTTAAGGGCAGACACATGGAAAGtccattaaataaatttataataaggaggtaatttaaaattacagaATATTATTGAAACGTAAGATGATCTAATAGaggaaaatgtgaaatacaaataaaaatgattttaggtATATCATTGGAACGATGAGTGGTGTCTTGGAAGTATATCCAGGAATCATGTTGGACTCCGGATATGATCCTAAAAGACGAATGTGGTATACGAATGCCTTGGAACATCCTAGAAAATTAATCTTTGCACCGCCGTATTTGGGTGCCGGTGGATCAGGATACGTCGTTACACTGAGCCATACTGTTCATCGTAATTCGAAAACAGCCGCTTACGACGATGCTGTAGCGGTTGTATCCATGGACGTTACAATGGGATTCATTTCTAGGCttttgaaagaaatgtttcCCTTCTGCAATGAATCCACGGTAAAATGTTTCTTGATGGATGACAAAGGATACTTGGTGTCGCATCCTGCGTTACTAGAGCCATTCGGGAAAGTCGAGCAGCAACATTTAACCCATAAAGAGTTGTTAGTTGCGAACGATATATTGAATCACGAACTCTTCGTGAAAAAGAAAGGGTGCGCAAATTATTTGAACGGTACCGTGCAAAGGTACTATCAATTTAATACATCCCTGAACGAAGTTCTCACGAACATAGTTCACGGTGAACATTGCGTCAAGTACCAAGTAGCAGCTGTACCTGGGACCAATGTATTTTTGGGCGTAGTCAATGTGACTTGCAATTTATTAAGGTCTTTCTGTCCGTGCAGTATAGTAAGTAGAATCGTCGATACTCTGAgctattataattatatgtacacAATCTATccgtacattataatatataatatataatatataatatataatatataatatataatatataatatataatatataatatataatatataatatataatatataatatataatatataatatataatatataatatataatatataatatataatatgtcgAATGTTGTGTACAGACGGATCGTTCCTGTTTGAATTGCGAACGGATGGAGCAAACCGAATGCGAATGTCCGTGCGAATGCGCTTTATATTTTTCCAACTGTGCCGACTATACAACGTACAATTTACATGATCTGGAGCCCTGTTCGATATCGCACGAACAAGGAAGTGCTTCGCAGGTGTCTTACACGCAGTCTGTAAATTTGAAAACGTGTCCCTCCATCGATTGCAAGTTATTCAAGACGGAAAACGAGTGTTTAGGTATTGTGGGTTGTCAATGGTGCCACGTAGATAACGACGGAGAAACGCCTCTGCAAGTTGCTTTCTGTAGCGATATGTCCAGGTGCTTCAGGGGAGTTCTCGGATCTTCCATACCTCTCAACGATGGAACATACAGTGAGAAACAGTCTTTCAAGTTACTATGTAGTTCATAGAAGATACAACGAAcaatcgtttcgtttcgttctgtttcgttttgtttcgttttgtttcgttttcttttagaTTCTCAGTCGACCGAAGAAATTGCAATGCGAGAATGGCCGTCGGTTGGTTCGGTGGCTGGAGGAATACTCgcgtttcttttaatattggGAGTGATGCTGTTTTGTTATAGGCTTCGTTCGGTACAATCGGGATTAGAGCATCAGTGTTTGCACGTACACACGTCGCCGGATACGTTGCGCATGACGCATCTCGAAGGCGACGCGGAACCCATAGATTTGGAccaaacgaaaaataatttagaCTCTCTGATAAGGGACGGCATAGCTCCCATATCGCCGTACAGAGTCTCGACCAACTACAGGAAACCACCCGGCGGTGACAGTGATCACGGATACAGTACAATGACGCCACACGATGATTCTGAACAGCAAACGTTCGCCGAGCCATTGCTAGTAGTCGGTAATAATACCGAACCTGACCTGAGAAGAAAATCCGTTTGCCTTCCGTCTCCGACAACTCACTTGGGCTCACCGCACCATGTTTTAGCTCCGGTTACCGTCCATTGCAACATGGAAGCAAATTATTGCTAACACCAGAAATTGCCAACATCGGAAAGTAATTGTCGTACAAGGAGAATTTTATACAGAAACTATTGTTCCCTtacgaacgaacgaatattTAGGTTTGCACGCACTACACTCTACAGGGCATAATGTAAGGAACAGTTTTCttgacacgttcgcggacgcgaATGCTACAgcacattcattttcattgttcaTTTTCACTGCGGCGCAACATGACACGAATGCTGTAACATTGAAAtgttgcgaacgtgttaattggcaAAAgagtttatcagttttataatgttgttcataaatgtttcatgttttttttttataagatacAGTAGCAAGCAAACGGGAGGACAATTATTAGAGTAGAGTAGTAACTGTTTAAGGTTGCATTTAAATACCTGTATAATAGTATTTTACTGACTCGAATGTTACTTAAACTACTGCAAGTATTCATGACGATAtacaagtttttcttttaacggaatttgtattattaaaagaGGCATAGAAATTCGATATGTTTGTTATTGAATTATGAAGCCGATATGGAAACTAGGCCCATAATTGATCAAATGTtaatgtatttgattttatatgttttatagcaTCTTTATAATTAGTATCATAAAAAACGCTAgccattatttcattaaattttaaggTCACAATTGTTTGTCATGTTACATATCACTGTAAATGTGCTCGaatgtgatatatatatatatatatatatatatatatatatatatatatatatatacatacatatacgattattttatacaaagaaaaAGCAAACTGTGCAATTGAGAATGCCTCTCGATCTGTATTCATATGTTATATCGTGTACGATAGGAAAGTTGTGGCACTTATTCTTTCACGCTGGACGAAATTGTTCGAAATTAAAGCGAATAGTAAGCTTCACAGTTTGCCTTTTAGTGTATCTTGAAAGTTTTCGACAAGAATACAAACATCgcaaattgattatttatatatcgTATAAGGTACTTAGCATTAAATTTGATATCAGAGAatttattgattgatataaaattCCGTAGTTATTAATATGAagctatttacatttttatacatcaCATTCTTTCtccttgtttctcttttttctttctccttaGAAAAGTGTATATTTTTGTACGCATCGAAGAATACGAACGTTTCTCTGCAGCTAAACTTATTACTTAGTTTTGCGTTGTATACGCTCATTTAACCgactatattaatataatcgtaTCTTGCCAACGTTTTATCCATTTGTTGTCAACTGAGAAATGGAAATTTGCCCAACTTGTAAATGCGAGACAAACTACTTTTTGAACAATTTACACACGTTGTATATCAGTATtttgaacattaaaatataactgcCGTTAAAaagttgtaattttattattatcataaataaaatacaaaaaggaAAGATGATCGAGTCTGggtgtttattaatattactgtttcTAGCTTTTGgtcaaaaagaaaataaatgaatttcggTTTCTACGTGGGGTTCTGCTATTTATCGGGAGATCATCTGTATACACACGCAGTAACATTCATTACATTTAATGCTAAACAGACCGATGTATAGTGTCCGATGTAGGTTTTCTTTCACTcaagtattatatcgttttagttaAGGGATGAAGTCCGGGTTTTTCCGTAACATTACGAAACCTTCCATGATCGGTGTTAGAGGCGTGTACTCTTCCGTGGCTAATTCCGCTCTCTCGCCATACGCCAGTAGAACAGGCGTGGTATGCGTTTGAAAACCGGTAATAGTTTTTGGTTTTCCCGCTTGACCTACCACGTCCACGGCGAGACCAACTCTCACGGGTACAGGAAGAGGATTTAATTTCTCGTCGAATGTCACCAACATTCTCGGTTGCATCGCAACTGCTAGCGTGTATAGCAAATAATGCGAGCGGCCAAGAATGACTGCAAAGAAGAAGAGAGTACAGAGGAAAGTTATAGAAACGTTTCTagcgaagagaaaagaaagaaagaaagaaagaaagaattctCGATAGTATACTTACTGTTCTTTACATCCAGAAAACCAATGAGGGTAGCTAGAAGACCGGCCAACGCTACAGGACTCAACACTTGTCTATCGCTGTGGTAAGGAGACAGTGTCAATGTTCCTTTACCGAGGTGCGTCAGACCTTGCGCTATACGCACCATGAACAGATTATTCGGATCTttcgcatgaaactgggcaagCTGTCTCAACATTGCGGCCAGTCTCGCGTTATTCGTTCCTGCCCCGACCAGACCCATCGCGAAGATCGCATTGTGCGCCACTTCGGGGTCACTGTCGTGGGAGAACTTGGACAACGTGTCGAGTATGTTCAGCTTTGGATTAGAGACCGATATCAGCCCGAGAGCGAGGGGAACCGATCGTCGAATCACAGGCTCGCAGTAACGCAGCAAGTGACCGAATGTTCTGTACGCCATTTCAGCGCCAATCTCTTCTCCCATGGCGATCAAAGCGATACCGAGTACAGCGATCGCCTGCCTAGAAGTCAgatctttctccttctcctccttcttgTCGTCCTTTTTCTCTTTGTCCTTCCTCTCGCTCTTCTCGTCCTTGTCGCTCGAAGGCTCGTAGTGCTCGGAACAGATATGCAACAGATGTTGAATCTTTAGAACGTTCCCGGTGCCCGCGTACGCGCACACTTCCACGAGAGTCGTGGACATGGATTTAAAGGGTTCCGGGACTATTTCCAGGGCAGCTATTATGGTCTCTGCTGCTTCTTGTTTGCCCAAGAAACACAGTCCAAGGCCCAGGGGCAAAAACCGTGCGTACGTGTCTCTGAGGTCTGCCTCGGATTTTTCCATTAAAGTGTGCATAATTGCCGTAGTGACGTAAGCATTGCAAGAACCGACAGCAACCATGCCTAACGCGAGACCCGCTACCCCTATCACTTCCGAGCTGGACCTCAGGTCGCGGAGCACAGGGATCAACAGACCCAGGATTGCTTCGCGATTGGAACCCGCGTACGCCAATCCGAGGCCTACGATTGCACCGATACGCATTGTATTGCTGCTGTGCAGAACGTAATCCGAGAGAAGAGCCAAAGCAGGATCGCATTCGATTCGAACGCGACAATTGACTAAACCGCAAGCTAGCAATGCTCCGGATTTAATGTAATCCTCGGACGAATAGAGATATTTATCTATCGGTGTTAAGCCACCGTCGACGTCCCACAGCAATATAAGACCAAGAGACGCGGTTGCGCTCAACATTCCGTGCTCTTTATTCTTGTATAACCATTTGTTTCCGTCTTCGTATAATAATTTGTCCTGACCGAACGCCGCATTCACGAAACCATTGACGAAACTGGCTGCAAGATTTTGTCTAGCCGAATCCACTTGACCACCGCCAAACGGAGCTCTGGAATTCTCTAAATGGGACTTGTATACATCCTCTGCAGTTTTAGGCTCCATTATGTCCAATTCACGCGCCAAATTCAGAAAGTGATAATTTAGCAACGAATTGGACATTATTTCTACCAGATCCTCATATTCCGGAGTCGATTCGGGCAATTCCAAGAAAATCTGTTGCCTGCCCAACATGAACGCCAACTGTTTCTGCACCGATCTGAAAGAAAGTTCACAGACGTACGTCTATTAATTAAAACCGTTTTCAACATTTCCGTCGACAAACTTCATTTTCTTAACGATTCGACTCACAGATCTGtacatttaatgaatatatctTCGATAAGCGGTAGATCGTTCAGTTGCATAGCTAGTCTCACAGCTTGCGGGTATTGACCAAATTTTCTGTATAGTTTCGCTGCTGCGTGAAGAAGCGTACTATTCTCCGGATCTGCTACGTAAGGTACGCAACTCGTTAGATACAAACAAACTCGTTGATACGCACTTTCGTCCACGTATTGCTCCAACAAGTCCAGTCTTTCAATTTCCATCAATAAGTCGCATGCTTCGGTTTCCGCATTGTGAGCCATATTGTACGGTACAATTTCATGGACTAAAGCAATCAACTGTTTGCTTGTGGCTTCCGCGTCGTCTGTAAGCTCGTCCCATTCGCCGGCCAATTCTCCGGACAAGTGTCTCACGTACTCGTGTCCCCATTCTCCGATGTCTATCGCAGATCCGGTAAGTCTATACTTTAGACATTCTCTACCCTCGCTCGTGGTCATGGCAAGGACAGAAATAATATCGGAGCATAACTCCTTAGCCTCGACGTtggttattttttcataaatagcCTTCATGGTATCGTAATGAGGACGCATGAATTTCAGTGGCTTGGGAACACTGGTCATCGAAGTGGTAGATACACGAATATGAGATTGTAAAGCTTCTAAAGCGGGATAGTGTAATCTTGTATTGGCATCTTGCAGACGTTCGACAAGACCAGTAAGTTCTTCTTGCAGCAGTTTATCTTCTTCAGACTAGAACGTATATTACGTTATTATCAGAATTTAGAACACGCAGATGTACGGaatcaattgaaaatcattGATTGCTATTAATGTAGTTCGAAACGGTCTCTGTTAAATTCGTTGGTAATAATGTGTAATGGGGTAGAAACGAAAACTTACCAattcattcttttcttcttcctttccacCTTTAACTTCTTTGCTTGGTTTCGTTTCCGGTTTTACACTTTCCGGCATTttgttcgaaatatttcatACGACAGATAAAACACGAAAATTTCGCTCTTTCCAAGTAACCGCTGGTGTTTCAGGTTAGAATAACCGTAAAGTCTATTTGCGAGTCACTGCGACTTGTCACAGTATCGGAATATATATAGAGTGGTAGCACGGTATCAACTTTCGTGGCTTCCGCTTCATGAAAATCGAGTAAAGATAATTGTGGAGAATGATCGTTGACCCTCTCGCGtaattgatttttttcaaatttacttaAAGTATGACGAGTAGgaatttttcatcgataaaGTTTCTGTACATACCTCGGTACACATGCCTACTAGGTACACCATGCCTAGGTACTTTATTATAGCATTCTGTACGAGCggtaatatttgaatttatcaTTGTCAACTGCCATCTGGCAACGACTCGGTGAAACGTCGTTGTCGGGTTGCTCTGGAATATACGCGCGGTGTATCTATATCAATTTATACTTGATATTGTGTCGTGTAACGCTTACCTTCGCAACGATTTACCAGTAAAGTGACTACTGTTGAAGGTATAAAGGGTTAGGTTCGTTTACGATGCTTTACAGTTAGTTGGCTTCCAATGTATAAATCTCTGAAAGTATAAGCGTGACGCTACAACAGACGTTCTAATTATCACAAAGAGTGACTGGTATATATTTGATGTTCGAAAAATGAGCCGTAGAAGAGTTCACGAGGAAGACGATGGATACGGTAAATTCACGCATTTCATGTATTTCCATAGAATTTCCAGAAATATCGTAGAAATTTGAATCGGGAAGCATTTTTGCTTGTCGCAGGATGCGCTTATTCGCAAGAAATTCGAGATTTCGGATTACAGTTGTAATCATCGTTATATTTGTTCGTACCTTttgtaataatgtaaatttttctagAACGTGCGTACAAAAAGCGCAGGAGAGTGTCCGAGAATCAAGAGATAGAGGATCGACTGGAATCTCTTATTTTAAGGGTTGGAGAGAAGTCTACGTCGTCTTTGGAAAGTAATCTCGAAGGTTTGGCTTCTGTATTGGAAGCTGATCTAGGATTGTTTCGTAGTAAAATACTTAGAATTTTGACAGAATGTGCGATTCGAATGCCAGAGAAATGCACAATCTACACTACTCTTGTTGGTTTATTAAATGCGAAAAACTTTAACTTTGGCGGCGAATTTGTTGATTATATGGTGAAAAATTTTAAAGATGCGTTAAAGGCTTGTAAATGGGACGTTGCTAGGTACTCGCTAAGATTTTTGGCCGATTTAGTAAACTGCCATGTTTTATCTTGTGGATCTTTAATGCAGTTGTTCGATAACATGTTGGATGCTGCCAACGAAGACGGAGTGCCTCAAGTGAGACGCGATTGGTACGTAGAAGAAAATAATCGGTTAAAATAAAGACGAACGAAATTGTAAtggaataataatgtaattgaaatttcataggTACGTGTACGCTGTACTATCGACCTTACCTTGGGTCGGACGAGAAATATACGAGAAGAAAGAGCAAGAATTGGATCACTTGATGGTgacgatagaaatatttctgaataaaCGAAGTAAGAAGCATCAGCCGACTTTAAGGGTTTGGTCGAGCGATACACCTCATCCTCAAGAAGAATATTTAGATTGCTTATGGGCCCAAGTGCGGAAACTTAGGCAAGACAATTGGGCAGAGAAACATATTCCTAGACCGTATTTAGCGTTCGATTCAATATTGTGCGAAGCATTGCAACATAATTTACCAACTATAATGCCGCCGCCTCATCACGAATCGTATTGCTACCCCCTACCTACAGTTGTTTTTCGGATGTTTGATTATACAGATTGCCCCGCCGAAGGTCCTCTATTGCCCGGGAGTCATGCTATCGAAAGATTCCTGATAGAGGAGCACTTgaggcaaataattaataattacttttacgAAAGAAAAGATTGGTGAGCAGCAGACCTCTATGTACCATTTTATTCGGCAGACGaagaatttctatttctatctgATTGAATCGTATTATAGCGCGGCACAGCTGTTGAACTTTCCGTACAAAGCAAAAATACCATTGGATTATTGCATCGTGGAGGTAATATTTGGTGAATTATTCAGATTGCCGTCACCGAAGCATCTGGAGATTTGTTACGGATCAATCTTGATTGAACTTTGCAAGCTACAACCGTCAACTATGCCGCAAGTAAgatttttcttgtttccttcGGAACGTTGGAACCCGGTAGGATTACTTGTTCTGTCCGAATATCTGAATACCTTTACATGTTCTTGTAGGTTTTAGCGCAAGCAACGGAGATATTATTCCGTCGCATAGACAGCATGGCTGCTACTGCGTTCGATCGGTTTGTTTGGTGGTTCGCGTATCATTTAAGTAACTTTCAATTCCGTTGGTCTTGGGAGGACTGGGATTCGTGTTTGCAACGCGATCCGGAACACCCGCGTCCAAAGTTCATTCGCGAAGTACTTCTTAAAGCTTTACGGTACAAGAACACTCGTCAGAGAAATTAACAACAAGTCCCGCTGCGAgtcgaataataattttccaatatCTATTTAGATTATCGTATTATCAGAGAATACGAGACATGATGCCGGAATCGTACGCTGACTTGATTCCAGCACCACCGGAGCCTATTTACAAGTACACTTCCGAAGGGGCTAGTGAGTAGAATGAAATCTGCGCGATGTTGGCTGGATCTGAATATCGTGATCCGTCGACAGCACATTGTCGCATACATCGATGTTTGTTTCACAGGTTCCCTTCCCGGTACAGCCGCTGCTCATGAACTAGTTGTTTCTATTAGACGTAAGTGTACACCGGAAGAAGTGTTGAACGTGTTGAACACATTGCCCGGTCCCAGGGAAAATGAAGAGACAAATAATTTCAATCCTTTGAAAATTGATGTTTTTGTACAGACTTTATTAAACCTAGGATCGAAGAGTTTTAGCCATAGTTTCGCAGCTATAGGGaaattttattacgtttttaagGTAAACTTTCAAGTAGCCTCACCCCGTTCGAATACTTGGGAGTAAATGTTGCGCGTCTACAACATTTCAGGTTCTCGCGGAAACAGAGGAAGCGCAGATATgcattttaagaaatatgtaCTCGTTGTGGAAGAATCATTACCAAATGATGGTCGTTTTAACGGACAAGTTATTAAAGACGGGCATCATCGAGTGCAGCGCCATCGCGAACTGGATATTTTCCAAAGAGATGGCATCGGAGTTTACCAAGTACGTTACGAATCATCCGCTCTGGCAATAATATTCGAGTAATTGCGTGCAACTGTAATTCGGCAGGCTATACATTTGGGAGATACTTCATTTAACGATCCGAAAGAAGAACAAGCACGTGACCAAGTTGAGCACGGAATTGGCCGAAGCACGAGAGAAATTGAGAAGAGCGGAAAGTAGATCTGGATCATCGTCGGAGGATGAGGATAATAATAAAGACAGGAACAAGGAGAAACCGTCGGAGGACGTTGTGGAAAGAATGGAAGAGAAACTGGAGGCAGCACAGGCTGAtcagaaaaatctgtttttaatcatttttcaggtGAACATTGATCAACTAGTTTGacgaaaatgttgaaatttccTCGAGTTAACGACGCGCTTGTTTTCCAGCGGTTCATAATGATTTTGTCCGAGCACTTGGTACGTTGCGATACCGACGGCATAGACTATAATACTCATTGGTACAAGTGGACCATAGGGAGATTACAGCAGGTGTTCCTAACGGTAAGTAATCATTTCGAGTAATTTTtgggaaatattcgaaatattcgaaataaatctttaaaatctttaaaatctttaaaatctttaaaatctttaaaatctttaaaatctttaaaatctttaaaatcgTTGGATTTCTTTACATTTGCCATTTCGTGTTACAGCATCACGAACAGGTTCAAAAGTATTCATCGACATTAGAAACCCTGTTGTTTACGCCGGATCTGGACCCTCATATTTTGGACGTATTCCATCAGTTTGTTTCGCTTCGAGCATGAGCGTGACATTCACGGTAACCGTGAATGAAAATTTCCTTCCTTGAGATGCAAGTTGAAAATCCATGGTTAGAAAGAATCGTGGCTTTCGATGATGGAGAAAATGGTTGTATCAAGAGTGAAGTGTAGGGACGAGAATCCAGATTACATTAACGTTACGCACGGAACGAAAACACCTTTTCATAATTACATGACGAATCACATAATGTTATGTGTAAATGTTTACGGTTTTGTATTGCTGTTTATTTCCTCGTGATgtaaatatcgaatatatttatCCACCTCCATGCAAACATTCTATTCGTAAAGAATTTACCCAAGTAAAATGTACGTAAGGATAATAAAGTTGGTGTAAATGAAAAGTCGCAGGCCACGCGCGCACACACTGTACACCGTAAGTTACACGAACAAATAATATCAAGTATATCACCATTGCATCGTGTCAGTTGACTATGCGAGACTCTCTCGAGGGCGTTTACTTATATCATAGACGACAGAACCGTGAAATACGATGCGGCCAGACGCGAGACCTGTGGAAAGGTTTCAATATGTaatacgcacgcacgcacgcacgcacgcacgcacgcacgcaatTGTAATACGAACTGCTAAAAACGTTTCCATGTTGACCACTGTCAGCTTGAAGGCAACCAATTGGCAAGGCATCAGGGTGTTTAAAATGAAGAATCGATAAATGACCTTGGTCTTTGAATCAAAGAAGCACCACATACATTCTAGCCTGCAATGGTAATCGTCGGAAGGGTTAGACTCGCGTTACGCTCTTCGCGGAGGAGTAATTTGCGGTATTTACGCGTCATAGTAGACGTTCTCGCTGTAGTTTGAAAGTCTCTGGCCAGCAATACAAACTTGGAACAAGTGAAGTTCCACAGCTACCAGCCAAACCAACATCCTGAACGCCACGTCGAGGTTGTCTCGCTTGATCAGTATCTGTGAAAGAGATGAACGATCGGGGGAAAATTTGTGCAAGCGCAACGTCCGCGTGCTCGATATACCTTAACCACGTACTTCCACTGCACACGCGCTCAGGCATAAGATGTGCAAAGAAATTTCCGAAAACAGTTCCACGGAGAACATCGATTGGAGAGTATTCAGGAACCTGAAGCATCGCGAAGCATCGTTAGAGATATATCCGGCACGCGACAGACAAGTTGGCCAGCGACGACATTACGAGTAGAATATATAGTAGAATAGATTAGTTGCACTCACTCGAGCGCTCTGTTATGTTCGACGATAGAGTGCGAGACATTCCGAAATACTTGCGCTTCCTCTTCCGGTGAGAATTTCTCGACTGTCACGGTTTTCCACTCGTCACCGTTCTTCAATATACTCTTGTCCAAAATGTAAGCTGTCTTTAGCTTGAATCTGTCGAGAGAAAAGTCCATCGAGGAGAAACGTTTGATTGGTTTGGACGATAAGTAACCGTCAACGTCGAATAGCATACCCTGTCACCTCGAACAGAGTGCAGCAATGATGAATAGCGACTATGTAGAAGATGTCGAGCGCTATGACCATTCCTATCGTTACCAGGGATGCATGGTAAGTGTGCGCGGTGATGAGGTAGAAGTATTTCTCGTGGTCGACCTTGTAGTCTACTTCGTACAAAAATTCTGGTGGCTCGGTAATGTTGCCGTGGTTCCTGGCCCGTTGTATCATCGGTACGATCGGGATCATCAAGTACACTATTAATGCCAGCCAGGTTTGCACTGAAACGAAATAGA includes the following:
- the Rpn1 gene encoding regulatory particle non-ATPase 1 — protein: MPESVKPETKPSKEVKGGKEEEKNELSEEDKLLQEELTGLVERLQDANTRLHYPALEALQSHIRVSTTSMTSVPKPLKFMRPHYDTMKAIYEKITNVEAKELCSDIISVLAMTTSEGRECLKYRLTGSAIDIGEWGHEYVRHLSGELAGEWDELTDDAEATSKQLIALVHEIVPYNMAHNAETEACDLLMEIERLDLLEQYVDESAYQRVCLYLTSCVPYVADPENSTLLHAAAKLYRKFGQYPQAVRLAMQLNDLPLIEDIFIKCTDLSVQKQLAFMLGRQQIFLELPESTPEYEDLVEIMSNSLLNYHFLNLARELDIMEPKTAEDVYKSHLENSRAPFGGGQVDSARQNLAASFVNGFVNAAFGQDKLLYEDGNKWLYKNKEHGMLSATASLGLILLWDVDGGLTPIDKYLYSSEDYIKSGALLACGLVNCRVRIECDPALALLSDYVLHSSNTMRIGAIVGLGLAYAGSNREAILGLLIPVLRDLRSSSEVIGVAGLALGMVAVGSCNAYVTTAIMHTLMEKSEADLRDTYARFLPLGLGLCFLGKQEAAETIIAALEIVPEPFKSMSTTLVEVCAYAGTGNVLKIQHLLHICSEHYEPSSDKDEKSERKDKEKKDDKKEEKEKDLTSRQAIAVLGIALIAMGEEIGAEMAYRTFGHLLRYCEPVIRRSVPLALGLISVSNPKLNILDTLSKFSHDSDPEVAHNAIFAMGLVGAGTNNARLAAMLRQLAQFHAKDPNNLFMVRIAQGLTHLGKGTLTLSPYHSDRQVLSPVALAGLLATLIGFLDVKNIILGRSHYLLYTLAVAMQPRMLVTFDEKLNPLPVPVRVGLAVDVVGQAGKPKTITGFQTHTTPVLLAYGERAELATEEYTPLTPIMEGFVMLRKNPDFIP
- the Cbp80 gene encoding nuclear cap-binding protein subunit 1, which gives rise to MSRRRVHEEDDGYERAYKKRRRVSENQEIEDRLESLILRVGEKSTSSLESNLEGLASVLEADLGLFRSKILRILTECAIRMPEKCTIYTTLVGLLNAKNFNFGGEFVDYMVKNFKDALKACKWDVARYSLRFLADLVNCHVLSCGSLMQLFDNMLDAANEDGVPQVRRDWYVYAVLSTLPWVGREIYEKKEQELDHLMVTIEIFLNKRSKKHQPTLRVWSSDTPHPQEEYLDCLWAQVRKLRQDNWAEKHIPRPYLAFDSILCEALQHNLPTIMPPPHHESYCYPLPTVVFRMFDYTDCPAEGPLLPGSHAIERFLIEEHLRQIINNYFYERKDCAAQLLNFPYKAKIPLDYCIVEVIFGELFRLPSPKHLEICYGSILIELCKLQPSTMPQVLAQATEILFRRIDSMAATAFDRFVWWFAYHLSNFQFRWSWEDWDSCLQRDPEHPRPKFIREVLLKALRLSYYQRIRDMMPESYADLIPAPPEPIYKYTSEGASSLPGTAAAHELVVSIRRKCTPEEVLNVLNTLPGPRENEETNNFNPLKIDVFVQTLLNLGSKSFSHSFAAIGKFYYVFKVLAETEEAQICILRNMYSLWKNHYQMMVVLTDKLLKTGIIECSAIANWIFSKEMASEFTKLYIWEILHLTIRKKNKHVTKLSTELAEAREKLRRAESRSGSSSEDEDNNKDRNKEKPSEDVVERMEEKLEAAQADQKNLFLIIFQRFIMILSEHLVRCDTDGIDYNTHWYKWTIGRLQQVFLTHHEQVQKYSSTLETLLFTPDLDPHILDVFHQFVSLRA